One Diospyros lotus cultivar Yz01 chromosome 1, ASM1463336v1, whole genome shotgun sequence genomic window carries:
- the LOC127788374 gene encoding DNA mismatch repair protein PMS1 isoform X4 produces MAGVVATPVDSPIRPINKGVVHRICAGQVILDLSSAVKELVENSLDAGATSIEISLKEYGEELFQVIDNGCGISPNNFEVLALKHHTSKLADFPDLQSLTTFGFRGEALSSLCALGNLTVETRTKNESVATHLTFDHSGLLTAERKTARQIGTTVTIKKLFCNLPVRSKEFHRNIRKEYGKLISLLNAYALIAKGVRLVCTNTTGKNMKSVVLKTQGSGSLKDNIITVFGMSTFSCLEPVNLCISDSCKIDGYLSKSGYGSGRNLGDRQFFFVNGRPVDMPKVSKLVNELYRGANSRQYPIAIMNFIVPTASCDVNLTPDKRKVFFSDEGSILHSLRDALEKLYSPSHVSYSVNKYTESTKDDNMSKAHPGHERSPLSLKQLSPVGNDFEKESGNNGQCGDCDIHVAMAKEGIQDSTSATVTKNPGSSVGEEFSIRDHGSKKADRISRCQDGELIRDHGSKKADRISRCQDGELIRDHGSKNADRISRCQDGELTDHLNSSTSDEQAQFNLRVEKETVKANHSPSQVNIIQSSLTNFVTINKRKRESISTMLSEVPLLRNGPILCQSKKDNSTTYPSVLRNSMVNCQNLDGSDEDCMNEPKPQRSSCFGADEVSIDTDIPLSKFSFLKNGEPEKVFKNDKKDLPFADVLVTAPSNESFENMIDLSDAAPIIQSSGSPSDSPLPSSGLKKCSMLQFSFKDLKTRWQKRLSRLRSCNYTCERTKIKRNRSFTAATLELSQPVNEEWKARALAAATNELERLFKKEDFGKMKVIGQFNLGFIIGKLDQDLFIVDQHAADEKFNYEHIAQTTILNQQPLLRPLKLELSPEEEIVVSMHMDIIRKNGFSLEEDFHAPPGHRFKLKAVPFSKNITFGVAVNFIFLNRCEGAYFHSC; encoded by the exons ATGGCGGGCGTAGTGGCTACACCGGTTGATTCCCCCATTCGGCCCATAAACAAAGGCGTAGTTCACAGAATTTGCGCAGGGCAAGTGATACTCGATCTCTCTTCCGCCGTCAAGGAGTTGGTGGAGAACAGCTTGGACGCCGGCGCCACCAGCATAGAGATTTCCTTGAAAGAGTACGGCGAAGAGTTGTTCCAGGTCATTGATAATGGTTGTGGCATTTCGCCTAATAATTTCGAG GTTCTTGCACTCAAGCATCACACTTCCAAATTAGCAGATTTTCCCGATCTTCAATCATTGACCACTTTTGGCTTCAGAGGGGAGGCACTGAGTTCTCTATGCGCTTTAGGGAATTTGACAGttgaaacaagaacaaaaaatgaATCAGTTGCCACTCACTTGACTTTTGACCATTCAGGTCTCTTAACTGCTGAAAGAAAAACAGCACGTCAAATTGGTACCACTGTCACGATTAAGAAGTTGTTCTGCAATTTGCCAGTGAGGAGCAAAGAATTTCATCGCAACATACGCAAAGAATATGGAAAACTTATTTCCTTATTGAAT GCATACGCTCTTATTGCAAAAGGTGTTCGTCTAGTTTGCACAAATACAACTGGGAAGAACATGAAATCTGTAGTACTCAAAACACAGGGAAGTGGTTCCCTCAAAGATAACATCATAACAGTTTTTGGCATGAGCACTTTTTCCTGTTTAGAACCTGTGAATTTATGTATATCAGACAGCTGCAAGATTGATGGTTATCTTTCCAAGTCTGGATATGGAAGTGGACGCAATTTGGGTGATAGACAATTCTTTTTTGTCAATGGTCGACCAGTGGATATGCCTAAAGTCAGCAAGCTTGTGAATGAATTATATAGAGGTGCAAATTCCCGGCAATATCCCATTGCAATCATGAATTTTATTGTTCCAACTGCATCTTGTGATGTCAATTTAACGCCTGACAAAAGAAAAGTTTTCTTTTCTGATGAAGGTTCTATTTTACACTCTTTAAGGGATGCTTTAGAAAAGCTATACTCACCAAGTCATGTAAGTTATTCTGTTAACAAATATACAGAATCCACTAAGGATGACAATATGTCTAAGGCACATCCTGGTCATGAAAGATCGCCATTATCACTGAAGCAGCTGTCTCCAGTTGGCAatgattttgagaaagaatcaGGCAACAATGGACAATGTGGAGATTGTGACATACATGTCGCAATGGCCAAAGAGGGCATTCAAGACTCCACTAGTGCAACAGTAACAAAAAATCCTGGAAGTTCTGTTGGTGAAGAATTCAGTATTAGAGATCATGGAAGCAAGAAGGCTGATAGAATTTCTCGGTGCCAGGATGGAGAACTTATTAGAGATCATGGAAGCAAGAAGGCTGATAGAATTTCTCGGTGCCAGGATGGAGAACTTATTAGAGATCATGGAAGCAAGAACGCTGATAGAATTTCTCGGTGCCAGGATGGAGAACTTACAGATCATCTGAATAGTTCTACAAGTGATGAACAGGCTCAGTTCAACTTGAGAGTGGAGAAAGAAACTGTTAAAGCTAATCATTCACCTAGTCAGGTAAATATCATACAGTCATCACTCACCAACTTTGTAACCATAAACAAGAGAAAACGTGAAAGTATTAGCACAATGTTGTCTGAGGTGCCTCTCTTGAGAAATGGACCTATTCTGTGTCAATCGAAGAAAGACAATTCCACAACATATCCTTCAGTTTTGAGAAATTCGATGGTCAACTGTCAGAATCTTGATGGATCTGATGAAGATTGCATGAATGAGCCTAAACCTCAGCGTTCTTCTTGTTTTGGAGCAGATGAAGTCTCTATTGACACAGACATTCCACTTagtaaattttcttttctaaagaATGGAGAACCTGAGAAG GTATTTAAGAACGACAAGAAAGATTTACCCTTTGCTGATGTGCTAGTAACTGCTCCATCTAATGAAAGTTTCGAGAATATGATAGATCTTTCGGATGCAGCTCCTATAATACAGTCTTCTGGTTCACCTTCAGATTCTCCATTGCCTTCTTCTGGTTTAAAGAAATGTTCTATGTTGCAATTTAGTTTTAAGGACTTGAAGACAAGGTGGCAGAAGAGGCTCTCCAGATTGCGGTCCTGCAATTATACATGTGAAAGAACAAAGATCAAAAG AAATAGGTCCTTCACTGCTGCAACGCTAGAGCTTTCTCAACCAGTAAATGAAGAATGGAAGGCCAGGGCTTTGGCTGCAGCTACTAATGAGCTGGAAAGACTATTCAAAAAAGAAGACTTTGGCAAAATGAAG GTAATTGGTCAATTCAATCTTGGTTTTATCATTGGCAAGCTAGATCAAGACCTGTTTATCGTGGATCAG CATGCTGCAGACGAGAAGTTCAATTATGAGCATATTGCACAGACAACCATCTTGAACCAACAGCCTTTGCTTCG GCCACTAAAGTTGGAATTATCTCCTGAAGAAGAAATAGTTGTGTCCATGCACATGGATATTATTAG GAAAAATGGATTTAGTTTGGAAGAAGATTTCCATGCTCCACCTGGGCACCGTTTTAAATTGAAAGCTGTTCCCTTCAGTAAGAATATAACTTTTGGAGTGGCAG TGAATTTCATATTCCTGAACAGATGTGAAGGAGCTTATTTCCATTCTTGCTGA
- the LOC127788374 gene encoding DNA mismatch repair protein PMS1 isoform X3, producing the protein MAGVVATPVDSPIRPINKGVVHRICAGQVILDLSSAVKELVENSLDAGATSIEISLKEYGEELFQVIDNGCGISPNNFEVLALKHHTSKLADFPDLQSLTTFGFRGEALSSLCALGNLTVETRTKNESVATHLTFDHSGLLTAERKTARQIGTTVTIKKLFCNLPVRSKEFHRNIRKEYGKLISLLNAYALIAKGVRLVCTNTTGKNMKSVVLKTQGSGSLKDNIITVFGMSTFSCLEPVNLCISDSCKIDGYLSKSGYGSGRNLGDRQFFFVNGRPVDMPKVSKLVNELYRGANSRQYPIAIMNFIVPTASCDVNLTPDKRKVFFSDEGSILHSLRDALEKLYSPSHVSYSVNKYTESTKDDNMSKAHPGHERSPLSLKQLSPVGNDFEKESGNNGQCGDCDIHVAMAKEGIQDSTSATVTKNPGSSVGEEFSIRDHGSKKADRISRCQDGELIRDHGSKKADRISRCQDGELIRDHGSKNADRISRCQDGELTDHLNSSTSDEQAQFNLRVEKETVKANHSPSQVNIIQSSLTNFVTINKRKRESISTMLSEVPLLRNGPILCQSKKDNSTTYPSVLRNSMVNCQNLDGSDEDCMNEPKPQRSSCFGADEVSIDTDIPLSKFSFLKNGEPEKVFKNDKKDLPFADVLVTAPSNESFENMIDLSDAAPIIQSSGSPSDSPLPSSGLKKCSMLQFSFKDLKTRWQKRLSRLRSCNYTCERTKIKRNRSFTAATLELSQPVNEEWKARALAAATNELERLFKKEDFGKMKVIGQFNLGFIIGKLDQDLFIVDQHAADEKFNYEHIAQTTILNQQPLLRPLKLELSPEEEIVVSMHMDIIRKNGFSLEEDFHAPPGHRFKLKAVPFSKNITFGVAEVERVQLVIGGHLRPKILFPQDVHTQL; encoded by the exons ATGGCGGGCGTAGTGGCTACACCGGTTGATTCCCCCATTCGGCCCATAAACAAAGGCGTAGTTCACAGAATTTGCGCAGGGCAAGTGATACTCGATCTCTCTTCCGCCGTCAAGGAGTTGGTGGAGAACAGCTTGGACGCCGGCGCCACCAGCATAGAGATTTCCTTGAAAGAGTACGGCGAAGAGTTGTTCCAGGTCATTGATAATGGTTGTGGCATTTCGCCTAATAATTTCGAG GTTCTTGCACTCAAGCATCACACTTCCAAATTAGCAGATTTTCCCGATCTTCAATCATTGACCACTTTTGGCTTCAGAGGGGAGGCACTGAGTTCTCTATGCGCTTTAGGGAATTTGACAGttgaaacaagaacaaaaaatgaATCAGTTGCCACTCACTTGACTTTTGACCATTCAGGTCTCTTAACTGCTGAAAGAAAAACAGCACGTCAAATTGGTACCACTGTCACGATTAAGAAGTTGTTCTGCAATTTGCCAGTGAGGAGCAAAGAATTTCATCGCAACATACGCAAAGAATATGGAAAACTTATTTCCTTATTGAAT GCATACGCTCTTATTGCAAAAGGTGTTCGTCTAGTTTGCACAAATACAACTGGGAAGAACATGAAATCTGTAGTACTCAAAACACAGGGAAGTGGTTCCCTCAAAGATAACATCATAACAGTTTTTGGCATGAGCACTTTTTCCTGTTTAGAACCTGTGAATTTATGTATATCAGACAGCTGCAAGATTGATGGTTATCTTTCCAAGTCTGGATATGGAAGTGGACGCAATTTGGGTGATAGACAATTCTTTTTTGTCAATGGTCGACCAGTGGATATGCCTAAAGTCAGCAAGCTTGTGAATGAATTATATAGAGGTGCAAATTCCCGGCAATATCCCATTGCAATCATGAATTTTATTGTTCCAACTGCATCTTGTGATGTCAATTTAACGCCTGACAAAAGAAAAGTTTTCTTTTCTGATGAAGGTTCTATTTTACACTCTTTAAGGGATGCTTTAGAAAAGCTATACTCACCAAGTCATGTAAGTTATTCTGTTAACAAATATACAGAATCCACTAAGGATGACAATATGTCTAAGGCACATCCTGGTCATGAAAGATCGCCATTATCACTGAAGCAGCTGTCTCCAGTTGGCAatgattttgagaaagaatcaGGCAACAATGGACAATGTGGAGATTGTGACATACATGTCGCAATGGCCAAAGAGGGCATTCAAGACTCCACTAGTGCAACAGTAACAAAAAATCCTGGAAGTTCTGTTGGTGAAGAATTCAGTATTAGAGATCATGGAAGCAAGAAGGCTGATAGAATTTCTCGGTGCCAGGATGGAGAACTTATTAGAGATCATGGAAGCAAGAAGGCTGATAGAATTTCTCGGTGCCAGGATGGAGAACTTATTAGAGATCATGGAAGCAAGAACGCTGATAGAATTTCTCGGTGCCAGGATGGAGAACTTACAGATCATCTGAATAGTTCTACAAGTGATGAACAGGCTCAGTTCAACTTGAGAGTGGAGAAAGAAACTGTTAAAGCTAATCATTCACCTAGTCAGGTAAATATCATACAGTCATCACTCACCAACTTTGTAACCATAAACAAGAGAAAACGTGAAAGTATTAGCACAATGTTGTCTGAGGTGCCTCTCTTGAGAAATGGACCTATTCTGTGTCAATCGAAGAAAGACAATTCCACAACATATCCTTCAGTTTTGAGAAATTCGATGGTCAACTGTCAGAATCTTGATGGATCTGATGAAGATTGCATGAATGAGCCTAAACCTCAGCGTTCTTCTTGTTTTGGAGCAGATGAAGTCTCTATTGACACAGACATTCCACTTagtaaattttcttttctaaagaATGGAGAACCTGAGAAG GTATTTAAGAACGACAAGAAAGATTTACCCTTTGCTGATGTGCTAGTAACTGCTCCATCTAATGAAAGTTTCGAGAATATGATAGATCTTTCGGATGCAGCTCCTATAATACAGTCTTCTGGTTCACCTTCAGATTCTCCATTGCCTTCTTCTGGTTTAAAGAAATGTTCTATGTTGCAATTTAGTTTTAAGGACTTGAAGACAAGGTGGCAGAAGAGGCTCTCCAGATTGCGGTCCTGCAATTATACATGTGAAAGAACAAAGATCAAAAG AAATAGGTCCTTCACTGCTGCAACGCTAGAGCTTTCTCAACCAGTAAATGAAGAATGGAAGGCCAGGGCTTTGGCTGCAGCTACTAATGAGCTGGAAAGACTATTCAAAAAAGAAGACTTTGGCAAAATGAAG GTAATTGGTCAATTCAATCTTGGTTTTATCATTGGCAAGCTAGATCAAGACCTGTTTATCGTGGATCAG CATGCTGCAGACGAGAAGTTCAATTATGAGCATATTGCACAGACAACCATCTTGAACCAACAGCCTTTGCTTCG GCCACTAAAGTTGGAATTATCTCCTGAAGAAGAAATAGTTGTGTCCATGCACATGGATATTATTAG GAAAAATGGATTTAGTTTGGAAGAAGATTTCCATGCTCCACCTGGGCACCGTTTTAAATTGAAAGCTGTTCCCTTCAGTAAGAATATAACTTTTGGAGTGGCAG AGGTTGAGCGAGTGCAATTGGTTATAGGGGGTCATCTCAGACCCAAGATACTGTTCCCACAGGATGTGCACACCCAGCTATAG